A single genomic interval of Oryctolagus cuniculus chromosome 19, mOryCun1.1, whole genome shotgun sequence harbors:
- the LOC100346418 gene encoding serine/threonine-protein kinase MARK2, giving the protein MSGDRSSHTEEEVFRGYEVLRTLGKGSFGKVKLARHVESGTTLAVKIIARGHGDSSEFPQARVEAEIMSSLHHPHIVQLMQVDYTAERAYLFMEYISVGDLGKLVAVRGHLEEGEACYYFSQTLEAVEYCHKQHVVHRDIKLENLLVDRNMCIKLIDFGLSQKLAEGQQLNSLCGSLEYCAPEEFLGKEFDGYKADVWSLGVLLYTMVKGWLPFEGDSFAHLKAAILAGSYLIPSSISGELEQLLDWLMTYDPAERPTVADAMGHKWLSMEQKGPKLSEDTAKQTQSSTEDEDLSESVESLSSQEGLREQDGPLWGKAQLQAHLRGGGSEIYMGLPGPSHVTEGPKYLSGLLFQLGHEEEDGCLSPALSWGKSQEGFSGAARPELTEVELLASPQDAEAQSYLVELGFQLSRKAASLTPSLQASTMSPVLPEGDLSSGLNACHGARRMDGSPPGMMMIHTPRPVLRYNSSVSSPSTLNTSSSEAGRSGGPHPVIRRRTYILGPVLSHNSSLSSIATISITSSEAERTDGPQPGIRRKTYIPWPGLRYNSPVSSISTLSSSSSEDHLADRSCSQGVTENESLPENQQDEEAGTSPAKAAKSKGRRGVCRRMVNCLLRVCCILPDPEEDL; this is encoded by the coding sequence ATGAGTGGTGACAGATCCTCCCACACAGAGGAGGAGGTGTTCCGGGGATATGAAGTCCTCAGAACACTTGGCAAGGGCAGCTTCGGCAAGGTGAAGCTGGCCCGCCATGTGGAGAGTGGGACCACGTTGGCTGTGAAGATCATTGCCAGAGGGCACGGGGATTCCTCCGAGTTCCCACAAGCAAGGGTAGAAGCAGAGATTATGAGTTCTCTGCATCACCCTCACATTGTACAGCTAATGCAGGTAGACTACACAGCAGAGAGAGCCTACCTGTTCATGGAATATATTAGCGTGGGGGACCTTGGAAAGTTAGTGGCAGTGCGCGGCCACCTTGAGGAAGGAGAAGCATGCTACTATTTCAGTCAGACCCTGGAAGCAGTGGAGTACTGCCATAAGCAGCATGTTGTCCACAGagatataaaattagaaaatctccTTGTGGACAGAAACATGTGTATTAAACTAATTGACTTTGGCTTAAGCCAAAAGTTGGCTGAAGGCCAACAACTCAATTCATTGTGTGGCAGCCTCGAATACTGTGCCCCGGAAGAATTCTTAGGGAAGGAATTCGATGGCTACAAGGCTGACGTGTGGAGCCTGGGCGTGCTCCTATACACCATGGTGAAAGGGTGGCTGCCCTTTGAAGGGGACAGCTTTGCACACTTGAAGGCAGCCATCCTGGCTGGTTCTTACCTAATCCCCTCCTCTATAAGtggggaactggagcagctgctggACTGGCTGATGACCTATGACCCTGCTGAGAGGCCCACAGTGGCAGATGCTATGGGCCACAAGTGGCTCAGCATGGAGCAGAAAGGGCCCAAACTGAGTGAAGACACAGCCAAACAGACTCAGAGTTCAACCGAGGACGAGGACCTCAGTGAAAGTGTGGAGAGCCTGAGCTCTCAGGAGGGCCTCCGAGAACAGGACGGCCCCCTGTGGGGAAAAGCCCAGCTACAGGCTCacctcagaggaggaggaagtgaaatTTACATGGGGCTCCCAGGTCCTTCGCATGTTACTGAAGGTCCAAAATACCTCTCAGGCCTCCTCTTCCAGCTGGGCCATGAGGAGGAGGATGGCTGCTTGTCCCCTGCTCTGAGCTGGGGGAAATCCCAGGAGGGCTTCAGTGGAGCAGCGAGACCTGAGCTCACTGAAGTGGAGCTTCTAGCATCTCCCCAGGATGCTGAGGCCCAAAGCTACCTGGTGGAGCTGGGCTTTCAGCTGAGCCGTAAAGCAGCCTCCCTGACACCCAGTCTCCAAGCCAGCACCATGTCCCCAGTGCTGCCCGAAGGTGACCTGTCATcagggctaaatgcctgccatggAGCCCGCAGGATGGACGGTTCCCCACCTGGCATGATGATGATCCACACTCCTCGCCCAGTCCTCAGGTATAACAGCTCCGTGTCCTCTCCATCCACTCTCAACACCAGCAGCAGTGAGGCCGGCAGGTCAGGTGGTCCCCACCCTGTCATAAGGAGGAGGACCTACATTCTTGGGCCAGTTCTCAGCCACAACAGCTCCTTGTCCTCAATAGCCACTATCAGCATCACCAGCAGTGAGGCTGAGAGGACAGATGGCCCCCAACCTGGGATAAGGAGGAAGACCTACATTCCCTGGCCAGGCCTCAGGTACAACAGCCCCGTGTCCTCCATATCCACTCTCAGCTCCAGCAGCAGTGAGGACCACTTAGCAGACAGGAGCTGTTCCcagggagtgacagagaatgagagccTCCCAGAAAACCAACAGGACGAGGAGGCAGGGACCTCACCTGCTAAAGCTGCCAAGAGCAAGGGCCGCCGGGGGGTCTGCAGGAGGATGGTGAACTGCCTTCTGCGGGTGTGTTGTATCCtgccagacccagaggaagacctCTGA